DNA sequence from the Epinephelus moara isolate mb chromosome 3, YSFRI_EMoa_1.0, whole genome shotgun sequence genome:
TTGCACTCCCTCTCCTCCTAAATCTGacagtgttttaaatgttgaGCTCCACTGTACATGTGAGGGTCCCTGCTTTTACCACTcgtcctccttttcctcctcaaACTATTTTATTAAATCCCAAACAGAGCCTTTGCCTCCTCAGCTCTCCTGGCTGAATGAGTACTTCTCATCAAATGGAAGCAACCTCTCATTCCCCTTTTATCCCACTGTCAGACATCTgatgaatatttttttgtattcatGGAGGGAGCCTCAAGGCCTGATGAAATCTCTCCCCTCTTAAACTCAATGTGCCTGTTTTCTCTACTGGTCCACTTTCATGCAGGCTCATCCTGTGGATTTATTTCCTTGCTTGAATCTGTAATATGTTATTCAGCTGCCTCCATGTTTCTTTTTAGTGAGAgtgtttcactgtttttgtccACAGTCTGAATATGCTTTGCTTTCTATCAGAAACATCAATAAACAAATTGTCCAATCAAACAATTCTGCTGTATTCACAACAGTCACAGGGTCATGGGCTACAAAACCCGAAGGGAATTACAGTCCAGTGTCAGCGGGATTTATAGTTGCTCGCAGACCCTACACATGTAGCCTACGCCGTTATGCACATTTTTACTTGTGCCTGgtgtgtctctgtcactctgcagttacacctccaaaacactagtccgcggcggaggtttctgtgaagtactgtaaaatttagttgattcaaaacacacattaaacacacattaaacatggcttaatagcaacaatttaaaatgcaggaacacaaatcagcttcactataactcgcagcattcacagacacaaaTCCCACAAATCCccaaaatacaacatgctaacgttattagcacaagcccatggcattttacattgtataaattagcttagcaactagtgatcttttcctcttctcatataaaattagagacaacagcaacatttaacaaaagtaatggcacacaatttggctccaatacaactcacaagattcactgaccaaacaactgtcttatactaaacacgttttccaaacaaatacaacatgctaacgttattaacaaaagcctatggcattttatattgtacgaattagcctagcagctagcggacttttcctctactcagaTGAAGCcggggacaacagcaacatttaacaaaggtaacattaacattacacaatttggctccattacaactcacaagagttcaccaacaaaacaactgtcctatactgaacacgttttccaacaaatacaacatgctaacgttattagcacaagcctacaGCATTTTACATTACTAGACTTCAAAATCATGCCATGGACTTTATGGGGACACATGACCAACTCCAGTCTCTCCAGTCAGTATATGAGTAGCCTCACATCGCATGGtttctattcactctgaattttgtctggattctggttccggtctagagagcggatgcgGAAtgcaccaaattcaccaaagtaaaagtgttcaccaaagtaaaacttaaaaTTCTGGCGCATcatcgatttggggtgatgaggggtgtaagaaaatcgattaacttaatggcttggggcttttcttgtaaattatattctttaaattaaagtttcaccgcatttttattagcttggtgcttttattttgacggaaaggcgcatccatcgaattccggatcctgtctcactcgccctggttccggttccttaccaaaacggccactaacggccccagactagtATATGAGGGAGTCAGACAAGCCAAAAAAATATTGAGTGACCCCGgcctcattttctttttctcgaATATGACCTGTTACCGTCGGGAGGTGCTACAGAGCCAGCAGATGTACGAGTAACCATTTTAAACTGTCCTTTATCCCCACCTCCATCTTACTACTTCATAAACAAATAGATACATCTGATGTCAGCTCAGGTGAAAATGTTTGGAGAGTTCTGGAGAAGAACTGGCAGTGATTTGAAATCCCATCGGGTGGAAAGCTTTTATTCCTACATAGAGTACAGGCTGCGTAGCGAGAGCTGAAAACCAGAAATGTCAACAACCACTGGGATTCATGAAATACTGTATCAACCCCCCACAGGAGTATTATGATCCACTTGTGCTGAGGCAGTAACAATCAGACTGCTGCCATAACTACTTATTGTTCAAATAATTGTGTATTCAGTGTTCTACAGAGGATATTAAAGCTTTAATAatgtttaaaggaacacttcacccctcAAATGATCATGTGTAtttcaattactcaccctgtgttatggtGAATTTGTGAAGGAAACTTAGTTTAGGTACGCCTCAGGTGAtggaagaatccaaaaacagagaaaactcTACAGGGGGTCCACATTTATCAACAGCAGAACAATTgttcacacactttcacacaaaaAGTACTACAGTGACTCATGTGGAGGTTATTTTGCCACATCCACTTGTTTTGTGCCGCACACTGTTTTGTGCCGCAACAGAAGCCATCCCATCAGTCTCTTGTTATCAGCTGTGGCTACTTTCACAGTGTGTGATGATTTCTTCTTTGCTGCTCTGCTATTATCACTGCAGTCCGTCCCAAACAGCTCATAGATGCTGCTATTATTTGCATTGGGAGCTTCATCACGATCAATAAACAACTGGAAAATATTATTGGCAAGATGGCCAGTGTTATTATGGCACAATAAAAATGATATAATTAGTAACTACCTGGCAAtcaaagtgacagaaaatgtgaaaacCTGCTGTACTGACATATCGGCTGATATTAGATTGTCGAAGATGTTTCTATAtctgcttcacatgaaaattgCAGGACAGAAATGGCCAAGATTTGTATTGATTTGATAAGTATTGTGTAttgaagtttatttttcagctgtAAATTGTCCCAGTCATCACATATCTTGGTTAATCATCAATCTTTTAAGGCCAGGCTCTACAGTGAAGTGCACAAATGTCCAAAGTCCCAAAAGAatttcatttacaaaaacagaacagaagcAAGTCATTAAACACTTGAgaattattttttctaaacttttCCATATGTTACTGTATTATGTTACTCAATTTTCATGACTTCATTTCAGTCCTTCAGTCAGTTGAAGTTGTTGGCAATCTGTTGAGCAGCATTTTGGTTGTCTTGATGCTTCCTCCCTTCAGCATGGCTGACCACAGCAGCTTTCCCCATGTTGCCAACTTGCTGCCATTTGAAAGCAATATATTTTTAACACACGCTTCCCAGGTACTTGCTGAGAAGCTAACTGTTAGCACTTGTTTGGTAACTTCACTTGCTCAgctcacacagaaagtgttctAGAAGCTGGAGGCGTCtttttataattgtttttaatgagaatgaagctttctGCTAGCGGTTTTTACGTTGCGACacgcctggtgtttttgccggaGCACTGTAAACTCCTCGacttgaaaaaacttcaactcagagcggaaaagcaccccatttctttttttctttttggtcattttttcccattgtccaatcagatgatttgagaggcgggccttctgtgctGATCACAAGTATACAGATGgtgaacaatggaggagaatCTGGTgatagcggttgctggatacccagagctatacggcccgatgatagacagcaggttgtcaaactgcccctgagtcatcctaaaatatgcctggaaatacccatcatggaggagaagctcctggaccaactgatggtactccccatgatccaccctcttttttagggtttcatgtacccacacagatctctgtttccctgtgcctaactatttgctgacagcctttCACCCTCAACCTACTGTGCTGTGATGGGGCCTGAGACATTCCTGCTGCCAACTAGCTGTGTACGCTAATGTGTATCTATTTGGCACAATGTTAGActtgttttgggatttttatgaacatattttaaataatagCTAAGACAATATTTattcaaaattcaaaaacattcaaaaacagGAATTTTATGAATGTGGGAACCCTGTGGATCCAttaaatgtttggcatttttgcttaacAGAAAGACAATTTCCAGAATCATTTGTACTCATTTGATCTTAAACCATTATGAACAGACACAGCTTAGTTGCATAATAATTACACTATTTTATTCACCCAATTCTAAAAACATCATGTCAGGAAATCGTGTTGACATCTGTGCCCTTGGCTCTCCAGAAAgcatttgaaacaaactgtgAGGTTCAAAACGTGACAGGTAAACGTCATAACAAGAAAAAGTGAATAAAGACACAGTGCACTAAATTTGAGATCAAGATCTACATAAATTCAAAGTCGAGACAACGCCTCAGGCTTTACAGTCCGTGTAGAAATAgatggaaacaaaaataaattggtaAATATAAGCGGCAATTATTGTGTTCTGAGCTTTTGGGGGATTTGAGGGGGTGCTACACAGGTAAAAGTAAAACCTTACCTGAAGTACAAAATTAGATGTAGAGTTTCAGTTTCAGATTTCATTTTTTcaacgtaaaaaaaaatcactaaaaatTAAGTGTCGCTAAGAAACAATGTAAAACATCATAACAGactaatgaatgaaataaattattttccaTCACTTATGATGCTGAGACAGTAAACACAGGTGCACAGTCAGACAAAAAGGAATAACGCTTTGTTCTTTAAAAACACGATTCCACTGTAAGACTTTATTCAGCTCTAGGAAGTGTCATCTATCATGTTAAACTAAAATCTTATGTACAGGCTTTTCCATCATCTCATTGTTAATTCCAGTAAAAGATCCGATGCTATTCACGGTCCTTTCCTTACCCTTTAtagaaaacaaaatcaacagCTACTTTCATGTTACAGTACACAACAGATTAGTCACAtataaaaaaagactgaaaacacgttgacaaaacatttaatcaaacACATATGGACATCTAAAGTAAAAAGCCCTACCCTGCTCCCTGCTCTGTGCTGATTACGATTCCTCTCTGATCGGAGTGCATCCAGAGAAAAAACTGTTCTGAAAACTCGTCAGgattcttttcttcttcttgagGAAGCTGACTGTTGTTGTGTCCTCGTCATCGTCGTCaccgtcctcctcttcctctggcaGGATGGGCTTCCTGACCAACTTCAGGTCTGGAGTGGGATGTCCCATGTCGCCAATTTCTTTAAGCACCTGAAATAGAGCGTATCAGTACATCGGTGTTACCTCTGTGTTATATCTTTTTAAAGCTGCAGGCGAGAAACTGTGTAtgccaaaatacacattaataaTAAGTGAACAGAATGAATCAAAGTGGGCAAATTTAGTCTTGTGCATCTTTACATGCATGCTTATCGTTCTTAGAGCCACATTATGACTGACTATTCCTTGTATtgccaacaacaacaagagCCTACGCCACACCCTACACCGTAGCtttcacaaataagaaacaataaattgtgaagacaataaagcctccacaaaaatagcattttaagtcttgtgtgtgatttatcctggcttcatatgagcagaggaaatctctgctcgttgctaggctaatttatacaatgtaaaattccataggcttgtgctaataacgttagcatgttacatttgttagtaaaacgtgtttagtataacacagttgttttgtcggagTAGAGGacaagtccgctagctgctaggtgaatttatacaatgtaaaatgccataggcttgtgctaataacgttagcatgttgtatttgtggggaaaatttgtccggataaagacaagtgctttgtctgaatgctgcgagttatagtgaagctgatttgtgtacttgtgttttaaaaagtctctattgagccatgtttaatgtgtgtttaatgcgtGTTTAATGCGTGTTTAATGCGTGTTTAATGCGTGTTTGGGTGTGTTCtcaatcaactaaacttcacagcacctcacagaaaccccaccgccgactagtgttttggaggtgtaactgcagagtgacacagacaccaccacacaagtataaatgctcacaacggcgtaggtcATGTGCGTAGGCTGCGGCGtcggctctgcatagagctgacgcgcAGGTATAAATCTCGCATGAGTCCTCAGAAGGGGCAGGCTCACCTTCTTAGTGGGAGTGCAAGATGGCGGCTTGAAGAATGTGGAGTTGTCAGGGCTGACAGATGCAGGATCTTGGAGAGACACAGAGTCTCTAGAAACACTTTCTGTCTGGCTTACATCCTGAAAAGAGTAAAAAGTCAAAAACTGAGAACAATACTTCATCTTCATGAAAGAATCCAAAATATTCATCAAAGCAAATTGAGGTTTTCTTGATTGAAACGTCAAATCCAACTGTACAGAAGAAACACATCTGTGTCTGTGGTCATGAATGCCATATTATGTAATAAACTGTTAAACTAGTACCTATTTATTAATATTCTAAAACTGATGATGTTATAAATATTAGTTTAATGGTCCAATGATAACTACCAGTAAGACACTTTTTCTCAGTCATTACATCTTTGGGGCAAACAGATCTTGCCCGGGACTCCTTCTGGAGTCACAGTCGGTGCATCCCTACCACTATTACATTAATTACCAATATGTTTCGCCTTCTATGATATTATATTGGCtggtgtagtgtgtgtgttgttttaatggAAAATCATTAATAGAAACACGTTCTGATGATCTTTTACTGTACGGAGCAGTTACATTATGCCAAATGTAAATTAACATTTCACATGGAGTGTTTAAAACACATCCTGACAATCCAAGTTGCAAATGTTTTCGCACACATTGATTATCAAAAGTCTCattactgaaaaataaaaacagaaaactaatACAAAAATTTTGTTGCATGAACCATTAGCAAGATTTGAGGTACTTTTTCAGCAATTACTGAAAGCTAACTTACCTCAGAAGGCACCCGGTTATCCATATTTCTGCACTTCTCATGATCACACTGGCAGTTCTCCCCGCATGTCATCTTTCCTTTGCGACACCTGCACTGCTTGTTGCCGCAGCGACCTTTACACGCACACTGAAGCGAGAGAAACTTCTCAGTATCATGATCACAGTCTATGAGCTTCGTAGTTTCACACACAAATGACCAGTTTGAAGATGACCCCTGTCCTGATCACAGTCTTACCCCAGTCGCTTTTGGTTTCTTTGAGGCTCTGCGTCCCTTCTCAGGTTTCTCAGGACGCCActcatcctcctccacctcGTCCGCTTCCTCATCCTCACTGGGCGACATCAGCTCTTCAATGTTGATGGCCATACTGTGCTGGCTACGTTTAGCTGTGGTGAAGCGCTTCCCTTTAGGCTATCGTTGgtagacacacagacaaagagaaaTCAACACTCTTGGATTCCATCAACAGTGAGCCATTTGAGATAATAaacccatatatatatatatatacacacttgaacaaaaaataaacaccagGAGATGAAAGGACACCTCAACTCAACAAACACGAAGGTAGAATATCTGGAATAACTCACCTTTGGAGGAACATACTCAAACGAGTCGTCTGAGCTCCTTTCATTGTTGGTCACAGGCACAAGGACTTTCTTTCCACTTGCCAGGTGAAGCAGTGAGAGTttctgtggaggaaaaaaaaatgagagagaTTTGAGACAATTCACCTtaacatgaaaatattaaagaatAAAATCAGATGGAGGCCAGTAATGTTGGACTAAATTATAAAGGTTACCTGCTTGTATTGCTCATTCTGCTCCACCAGTTTCTGGTTCTGCTCACTTAATTCACGCAGCTTTTCAAGCTCTTCTTCCTAAAATGATGTTACAAATAGCAACATGATTAAATTGTTGCTTCTCCTGAAAACAAGGAGAAATGCAGAGTGAAAGGTTGATGAAACCAACCAACCTGAAGTTTGAGGCGCTGGAGAAGCTCCTTCTCCCTTGAACTCTCCTCATTGTTCTCCTTTGTTTCATCGGCCTCTTCACATATGGGTTTGCTCTGTAGCTGGTTAAGGAGGTACAGGACCTGTgcggaaaaaaataaatagaacagAAAGTTTCATAAATTTGCATGTCTCTGAAAGGGAATGCAAAATGGTTTATGACTACAGGCTATGAGCACCTTTTCTTGATGCCTCTGCTCCAgctccacctgctgctgctggtgctccATGTCCATGGCTGACATCACGTTTCTCTCTTCAGCTAGCATCCGCCTTAAATCTTGTGAATTCCCCGTCTCCTGTTTGAGTTCACTCTCCAGCTTGGCGCTGGCTGTTTTAGCAGACACCAGCTAAAGACAAGGGAATAAAGTGATATTTTTGTAACGGCAACAAATGAATGTACCGGCAACAAATGAATGTACCATTACTAATTTACCACACAGATGTGAATATAAAAAAGTTGCTAGCAGTTGCTCACCTCAGACATGAGGACCCTGAGGGCACATTTGGCCTCGACGATGCTTGTGATGCCATCAATGCGCTGTTTCAAACGCCCCTCGCCATCTGCGACGAGAACTTTCTGCTGAAGGTCGGCTATCTGGGCGTTTCTGTTGGGATACAAATCACTCTGCGAATCTTAATAATTCCTGCATTGAGGTACAAAATCAATTCAGTCTGTCCTGTAGATATCTTTTGTTAAACTGATACTGTTTGAAAGAGTCACAAAATCTTAACAGCAAACATTAATGCAGTGACTGGGCTGCTCTGTGAGACTCACCTGAGGCCCATTTCTGTCTCTAGGTTCTCCACCTGTTTGGTCAGAGGTGTTTCCAGCGCCCCCTGGGTCTCCAGCTCAGAGATGATCAGTGTGCGACGCTGCATGGAAGGACACCACAAAGCACTGACTCTTTGTACTTCGCAGATTCAATGCATGTCTCACTTATTCTCAGTTTGTTGCGTATTTTTGTGCATGCTCAACAGTAGAGAAATCCCATCTCACCCTGATTTTGGCAGCAGGTCGGTCCCCTGCCTCCATCTGCTGTTTGAGGTGGTTGATCTCCTGAGCCAGGACCTTTCTGTCCTCCAGCAAGTCATTGAGGTGGCGCCGGGCCTCCTCTGTGCTGACCATCACCTCCACTTCATTGAGAAGCCATGTCTGATCACACAAATACAGTCACAGAGTTAAGGCAGCAACACTCTCATTGGTCTGACGTGGATTCTTTAAGGTCTATTTATACTTCAGCGTATttgtaactgttggttaaagCAGGATAGTGTTTCATCAGAAATAATTAGAGATGGAATTTCAAGGCCGACAATctttcaaacacaaaaatgtcagGAGGGCAAATAGGTATTTTCTGACTGAACTTTTTTCTAGTGAAACATCACATCATAGAGATCCTTCACCATCACTAGAGTAAATACATCAATGTATTTCAAACTGTTTTGTAACAGTTTAGGCATAGTTTAtctatttttaatatttataataatgtcAGACTTATTGACAAGCATATATAGGCTGCATATAGACTAAAAAACATTAGAATAACTTTAATTAATGCTTACATAAAGCCGTTATAGTCCATCCAATGTTTGGAAAGTCTGTTTTATTAAATTGGCTCACAGCCATGTGGCATCATTCATCCTCTCCTTTGCTGCTGAGGTCAAAAGACTCTGCGGGTGAAGCCTCAGACTCAAAGTCTACAAGAATTCAACTAATCTGATACATTGCCAATCAAGCTGAACCATTAAAATTAGTACAGGTGGCGTTTGTTTTCAGCCTGTTCACAACAATTTCCTATTAGAATAATGAGCTCTGTATGGTTATGTGAAACCAGCTAGTTTTGTTGTAGCAACAAGCActgacagagaggacaggatAGAAAGGCAGAGGGGTACAGTCCACATTCAGGACCAGGTTTTAGGCATGTTCTGCACTATCAGACGGAATTATCGACTGAAATTCCATTATATAAAACAGTAACCACATTTCTGTACACCTCAGCTAATAATGTAACTGCTAGTAAAGTAATgcttttttgcactttgtccAGTCTAGCAAACCAAATACAAGTCTTTGAGACGACAAAGTCGTCCTAGAAGCAAGTTTTACTACCTTAACTCTTGCAGCAGCTCCTTCCATTCCTCTGTTATGGAAATCTTTGCGTTTCTCTGCTACCTCACTTCTCTTCTGCAGGGCGTCTTTTAACCGCTTGTTTGCAGCTGCAGCCTGTCGGGGAAAGATTGTAATAAGCCGCTTTAGATAATTTCCATTTACAGGGGCTATTGAGAAACAAAGGAAGTGACTGGTACAAATTAGTGACAcatttataaatataatatacaatATTTACATCCTACTTTATAGATTACACAGACAGGAAACCAAGAGGCCTCACCTCCTCAGTTTTACGGCGCAGAACGTTGGCCTGCTTCTGGAAATCCCTCTCGAGTTTAAGCAGCTCATACTGGCGCTTACGATcctgaaaaacaggtaaaaataaaGTGGGAGGTTCATGAAGCCAAAGgacataaattaataaatgcaaGGAGGAAAGAATTTAGCAGCAagattttatgaatgaaatgttGGTGAAAGAAAATGTCCTGCAGTGTCTCTCCACAAACCTTCTCCTTCAGCTGCAGCACCTCTCTGTCCTTCTTGCTCTTCCAGTGTCTGAATTTCTCAGAGTCCTCCCTCATCTGCCTCATCAGCTGTGTACGCTGGGACTTCATAGCCTGTGAGACCACAGCGTTATTAAGCTTTGAATTGGCATCTGTGGCTTACACGTTACAAATGGTATTAAATATCAGCAATACTTGCCAACTCAGTGAATGTGGTGATGCCATGGGATAAATAGGAAAAGTTGGTCTTTACAAACAATTTTATCTCCCCACAGAAGGGCCAAATACATCAAAGATACATTGTCACTGCGATTTGTTCCATATGTAACTTTAACAGAATAGATTAAAGTAAAGAAATTCACTGGTTACCTGTATTTCTTGCATGAGCTTGCCAACTTTTTGAACAGAGGACTCTTTGATTTTCAGCAGTTTGGACTGATCGAGAAGCTTCTTCTTCATGTCCACAAGCTGGCCCTCGAGCTCCTGCAGTCTCTTCCTCCGCTGCTCACTGAGTCTACAAGAAGGTGGCGTCAGATGTCAGACGAAGCAGGAAGGAAAAAGTCAAGGCTTGCGAGGTTACTTTTAATATCTAGTGTTCGTACTTCGCCTGGTTAGTGTCTTTCTTTGCGGACTGAAGTGCCAAAACAAggtcctctttctccttctgcAGAGAATCCACTGCGGTCTGTAGAGACTGTACATTTTTCTGCAGGACACAATGCAAAGAAGTTTAAAACATGGCCATCATTTATCAACATTTGCAACGTGTGGTTCAGAATTAATATAAGCACACAAAAATGCTATACTTTAAACTCCCCTTTCTCTCATGAGAACCTGGTACCATAGGTGTTTCGATGAGAGTCATACTTCATCACTCACGTTAACTTGCGGATGATTCAGCATTATGTAGTGAaatctaaagcccagttcagaccaaagattcgcaatgaGATGagttctgcaatgttctaaaaacctgcaaagttcacaccaatgcaactagataaGATGATGTATcttctctatgcaacaactctctgtacctctgttctgatttccagattttcagacttattttgtggctaaATCTAATTTGTAGcttattaaaatatgaatgaggatagttaTAGTGAGATACAGGCCACAGTGACCCACCGTCCGACACCGGCACAccatgaggacggaaacagagggctcggtggGGACGTAGCATCTGTCACTGAAAGCAAACACGCAaactgtggtcattttgacttgaccagcagacttcactacaagccgattggctgtaAAAGCAGGTGActtgctttacgttctaaaaccagctgccagcGATTTGACCAGTTGAGTTgtaggtgacaccatcagccgccGTGAGTTGCGCTCATACCGGcctgttcacactgctgcaacttttctctgcaatgttctaataCAGTTTTGTCTTGTCGCGAATCTTGATGCCAACTGGgcttaaaatgcattttccaGGTTCTAATTTTCTGTCcctgtgttaattgttcattCATCTCTTGTGATATACTAAGTATGTGTCTCAAAAATAGTTTCCAGAACAAaattcctctctttcctcttcctgttaaacagaaaaatatttagATGGAAATGTGCTCTGGGGTGACTACCTAACCCtgctcataaaataaaacaccactTGCAGAGCATTATCATAGTAAGAGTTGTGTGTTTGGACTAACAACACATGCAGGGGAGGCATGGGTGGAGCTCAACAGTCCTGCACTTTGAGCGATGGATCCCCATTGCAGTTAAACCCTGCACAAGCCAAGCCAAAGATGTTCCTAATTCTGTTTCATTTAAGCTTGGGCAGTACctattttttctttcctttataCCCCTGACCTCTGGTAGCGCATGCTGTGCACTACATAAAATGAGTTTAATAGCAAGACAAGCACCTGTATATATTGAAAATCATAGCAtcgggatttctaaataccctggtatacaCATCCCCTTTTCAGGCACAC
Encoded proteins:
- the kif4 gene encoding kinesin family member 4, whose amino-acid sequence is MTNEDDKVIPVRVALRCRPLVPKEINEGCQCCLTFVPGEPQVIVGTEKAFTYDYVFDPNTEQEEVFKTTVTPLLCGLFKGYHATVLAYGQTGSGKTFSMGGTYTSAQENDPSVGVIPRVIRRIFEEREKRTDCEFCLAVSYLEIYNEDILDLLCASKDKSSLSVREDPKEGIKIVGLTEKQVFSAQEMVGCLEVGNSARTVGSTAMNAASSRSHAIFTITLEQRRGTDKTDSIVSKLHLVDLAGSERQKKTKAEGDRLKEGISINRGLLSLGNVISALGDESKKNSFVPYRDSKLTRLLQDSLGGNSHTLMIACVSPADSNLEETINTLRYADRARKIKNKPIVNVDPRAAEMSRLKQQVQELQVMLLHARGGVAPVLSGPESAENVTKLLERNRALQDENNKLSRELSEAAGQTALMFEKIIMTEHANEKLQSRMEQLRDHAACTVDLEKLLETLEDQELKENVEVMKNLQDIILELKNESAGIAASIDAMAAGEDGADVSGNGSKNGADESPTDVTGIVGKDSPEAFTTRHALRQAQLSKELIELNKVLSLKEAFVKKMCQNDTQLEPMQSEHQKNVQSLQTAVDSLQKEKEDLVLALQSAKKDTNQAKLSEQRRKRLQELEGQLVDMKKKLLDQSKLLKIKESSVQKVGKLMQEIQAMKSQRTQLMRQMREDSEKFRHWKSKKDREVLQLKEKDRKRQYELLKLERDFQKQANVLRRKTEEAAAANKRLKDALQKRSEVAEKRKDFHNRGMEGAAARVKTWLLNEVEVMVSTEEARRHLNDLLEDRKVLAQEINHLKQQMEAGDRPAAKIRRRTLIISELETQGALETPLTKQVENLETEMGLRNAQIADLQQKVLVADGEGRLKQRIDGITSIVEAKCALRVLMSELVSAKTASAKLESELKQETGNSQDLRRMLAEERNVMSAMDMEHQQQQVELEQRHQEKVLYLLNQLQSKPICEEADETKENNEESSREKELLQRLKLQEEELEKLRELSEQNQKLVEQNEQYKQKLSLLHLASGKKVLVPVTNNERSSDDSFEYVPPKPKGKRFTTAKRSQHSMAINIEELMSPSEDEEADEVEEDEWRPEKPEKGRRASKKPKATGCACKGRCGNKQCRCRKGKMTCGENCQCDHEKCRNMDNRVPSEDVSQTESVSRDSVSLQDPASVSPDNSTFFKPPSCTPTKKVLKEIGDMGHPTPDLKLVRKPILPEEEEDGDDDDEDTTTVSFLKKKKRILTSFQNSFFSGCTPIREES